From the genome of Sphingomonas sp. HMP6, one region includes:
- a CDS encoding TonB-dependent receptor — MSKSLAAKSALLFGTAFSALWASAASAQDAPVATPAAATAQATDSDSLGDIVVTAQRRRENLQSVPVSVGVLQGDDLRTYTTGGSDTLLELANRVPGLYVESTTGRIFPRFYIRGLGNVDFYLGASQPVSIIQDDVVLEHVVLKSNPVFDVRQIEVLRGPQGTLFGRNTTAGIIKFDTIRPSNAFEGRATASYGSYNTISVDAGVGGPIVKDVLSFRVSALYQHRDNWIDNTFNGVSGDGTVGGKNVLGRFDEKDVRVQLMLTPPDTGFTGILSAHARHYSGTATLFHRGAIKLGSNDVSAEPRDAVGNDEALNSPQAYKTYGASFNAKNDFGGVTLTSITAYETTSGSSRGDTDGGIAANFPGGRFYGQSRGRVIDLDQLSEEVRLASNGNGRFKWQVGGIYFESRDTTEFAQRGFFLLNNSFGTTPNPNNFVVLRNVNTSYAGFGQASYELLPKLTLTGGVRVTYDEKTTRLVTPPRNAAGVVTFPVTAATNVRLADTQPSWEGSLRYEVNPDVNVFARVSRGFRGPTIQGRNAVFSSAFVTAGSETITSYEAGFKSNLFGNTLRFNATGFYYKVKNIQLNGNDANNNGLLFNANQAQAWGGEAELTWRPVRNLTLGLGGSVLHTEVNDTRVYTPVCKLNGVVTCTVLNPTINVGTATLAQINGNALPNAPKYQFDGNARYDLPLGNGGKLFLAGDATVQGFTSFVPYKTIEYTSDGTFEVGLKAGYAAPDNKYEIAVYVRNLTDEKNLKGVLDNYNAAVFNDPRIIGVSLSGKF, encoded by the coding sequence ATGTCTAAATCGCTCGCCGCCAAGTCCGCACTTCTGTTCGGCACGGCCTTCTCCGCGCTTTGGGCAAGCGCCGCCAGCGCGCAGGACGCGCCCGTCGCGACGCCTGCTGCCGCGACCGCGCAGGCCACCGATAGCGACAGCCTCGGCGACATCGTCGTCACTGCCCAGCGCCGCCGCGAAAATCTGCAGTCGGTGCCGGTCTCGGTCGGCGTGCTGCAAGGCGACGATCTGCGCACCTACACGACGGGCGGCAGCGATACGCTACTCGAACTCGCCAACCGCGTGCCCGGCCTCTACGTCGAATCGACCACCGGCCGCATCTTCCCGCGCTTCTACATCCGCGGTCTCGGCAACGTCGATTTCTACCTCGGCGCATCGCAGCCGGTGTCGATCATCCAGGACGATGTCGTGCTGGAGCATGTCGTGCTCAAATCGAACCCGGTGTTCGACGTGCGCCAGATCGAAGTGCTGCGCGGGCCGCAGGGTACGCTGTTCGGCCGCAACACGACGGCGGGCATCATCAAGTTTGACACGATCCGTCCGAGCAACGCGTTCGAAGGCCGCGCGACGGCATCGTACGGCAGCTACAACACGATCAGCGTCGATGCGGGCGTCGGCGGGCCGATCGTCAAGGACGTGCTCTCGTTCCGCGTTTCGGCGCTGTACCAGCATCGCGACAATTGGATCGACAACACCTTCAACGGCGTCAGCGGTGACGGCACCGTCGGCGGCAAGAACGTGCTCGGCCGCTTCGATGAGAAGGACGTACGCGTCCAATTGATGCTGACCCCGCCGGACACCGGCTTCACCGGCATCCTGTCGGCGCATGCGCGCCATTACAGCGGCACCGCGACGCTGTTCCATCGCGGCGCGATCAAGCTCGGGTCGAACGACGTGAGCGCCGAACCGCGCGATGCCGTCGGCAATGACGAAGCGCTCAACAGCCCGCAGGCGTACAAGACGTACGGCGCATCGTTCAACGCGAAGAACGATTTCGGCGGCGTCACGCTGACCTCGATCACGGCGTATGAGACGACCTCGGGGTCGAGCCGTGGCGACACCGACGGCGGGATCGCGGCCAACTTCCCCGGCGGACGCTTCTACGGCCAGAGCCGTGGTCGCGTGATCGATCTCGATCAGCTGAGCGAGGAAGTCCGCTTGGCGAGCAATGGCAATGGTCGCTTCAAATGGCAGGTCGGCGGGATCTATTTCGAGTCGCGCGACACCACCGAATTCGCGCAGCGCGGCTTTTTCCTGCTCAACAATTCGTTTGGTACGACGCCCAACCCGAACAATTTCGTCGTCCTGCGCAACGTCAACACGTCGTACGCGGGCTTCGGCCAGGCGAGCTACGAGCTTCTGCCGAAGCTGACTCTGACCGGCGGCGTGCGCGTGACCTATGACGAGAAGACGACGCGTCTGGTCACGCCGCCGCGCAATGCTGCTGGCGTGGTGACCTTCCCGGTGACGGCGGCGACCAATGTCCGGCTCGCCGACACGCAGCCGAGTTGGGAGGGGAGCCTGCGCTATGAAGTGAACCCGGACGTCAACGTATTCGCGCGCGTCTCGCGCGGTTTCCGTGGGCCGACGATCCAGGGCCGCAACGCCGTGTTCAGCTCGGCGTTCGTGACGGCGGGTTCGGAGACGATCACGTCGTACGAGGCGGGCTTCAAGTCGAACCTGTTCGGCAACACGCTGCGCTTCAACGCGACGGGGTTCTACTACAAGGTCAAGAACATCCAGTTGAACGGCAACGATGCCAACAACAACGGCCTGTTGTTCAACGCCAATCAGGCGCAGGCTTGGGGTGGTGAAGCCGAACTGACGTGGCGTCCGGTGCGCAACCTGACGCTCGGCCTCGGCGGCAGCGTGCTGCATACGGAAGTGAACGACACGCGCGTCTATACGCCGGTGTGCAAGCTGAACGGCGTGGTCACCTGCACCGTGCTCAACCCGACGATCAATGTCGGTACGGCGACGCTGGCGCAGATCAACGGCAACGCATTGCCCAATGCGCCGAAGTATCAGTTCGACGGCAATGCCCGCTACGACCTGCCGCTCGGCAATGGCGGCAAGCTGTTCCTGGCGGGCGATGCGACGGTGCAGGGCTTCACCAGCTTCGTGCCGTATAAGACGATCGAATACACCTCCGACGGTACGTTCGAGGTTGGTTTGAAGGCGGGTTATGCCGCGCCGGACAACAAGTATGAAATCGCGGTCTATGTTCGCAATCTGACCGACGAGAAAAACCTCAAGGGCGTGCTCGATAACTACAACGCCGCCGTCTTCAACGACCCGCGCATCATCGGCGTGTCGCTGTCGGGAAAGTTCTGA
- the trpD gene encoding anthranilate phosphoribosyltransferase produces MTTLTRLPDPSSPLSRETAAQAFADLLDARTSEEEIATFLIGLTERGETSIEIAEAARAMRSRLIPIDAPAGAIDVCGTGGDGHHTLNVSTAVSIVVASTGVPVAKHGNRAASSKAGAADTLEALGLDMHRAGQNAEASLRDIGIAFLFAANHHPAMKRITPIRQKLGIRTIFNLMGPLANPAGVTRQLIGIARPDYATTYAAALEQLGTEAALVVSGEEGLDELSSAGPSVAIGVGQVTLPANITPEDAGLPRHPLSAIRGGDPAHNAAALRRLLQGERGAYRDAVLLNAAAALVVAGRTHDLVDGAAMAADAIDNTAANTLLDRWIAYS; encoded by the coding sequence TTGACCACGCTCACCCGCCTCCCCGATCCATCCTCCCCGCTGTCGCGCGAAACCGCGGCGCAGGCGTTCGCGGACCTGCTCGATGCACGCACGTCGGAGGAGGAGATCGCCACCTTCCTGATCGGCCTGACCGAACGCGGCGAGACCAGTATCGAAATCGCCGAGGCCGCGCGCGCGATGCGCAGCCGCCTCATCCCGATCGACGCCCCAGCGGGCGCAATCGATGTGTGCGGCACCGGCGGTGACGGGCACCACACGCTCAACGTATCGACCGCCGTGTCGATCGTCGTTGCCAGCACCGGCGTCCCCGTCGCGAAGCACGGCAACCGCGCCGCCTCGTCCAAGGCCGGTGCCGCCGATACGCTTGAGGCACTCGGCCTCGACATGCACCGCGCCGGACAGAATGCCGAAGCGAGCCTGCGCGATATCGGCATCGCCTTCCTCTTCGCCGCCAATCATCACCCGGCGATGAAGCGCATCACCCCGATCCGCCAGAAGCTGGGCATTCGCACGATCTTCAACCTGATGGGTCCGCTCGCCAATCCCGCCGGCGTCACGCGCCAGTTGATCGGCATCGCCCGCCCCGATTACGCCACCACCTATGCCGCCGCCCTCGAACAGCTCGGCACCGAGGCGGCGCTGGTCGTCTCGGGCGAGGAAGGCTTGGACGAACTGTCGAGCGCGGGCCCCAGCGTTGCGATCGGCGTCGGGCAAGTTACGCTGCCCGCCAACATCACGCCCGAGGACGCCGGGCTCCCGCGCCATCCGCTCAGCGCGATCCGCGGCGGCGATCCCGCGCACAATGCCGCGGCACTCCGCCGCTTGCTCCAGGGCGAGCGCGGTGCCTATCGGGACGCGGTGTTGCTCAACGCTGCCGCCGCGCTCGTCGTCGCGGGCCGGACGCACGACCTTGTCGATGGTGCCGCCATGGCGGCCGACGCGATCGACAACACTGCCGCCAACACCCTGCTCGATCGCTGGATCGCTTATTCATGA
- the moaC gene encoding cyclic pyranopterin monophosphate synthase MoaC gives MSDLTHLDATGAAHMVDVGAKADTRREAVATGRIEMSAEAARAIREGTALKGDVLAVARVAGIMAAKRTAELIPLCHPLPLTRVAIDLAVDETGVTATATAATAGKTGVEMEALTAVSVTLLTIYDMAKAIDKGMTIGGVQLLTKTGGKSGDWAR, from the coding sequence GTGAGCGACCTCACCCACCTCGACGCCACCGGTGCCGCGCACATGGTCGATGTCGGCGCGAAAGCCGACACCCGCCGCGAGGCGGTAGCCACCGGTCGGATCGAGATGAGCGCAGAAGCAGCCCGCGCGATCCGCGAAGGCACCGCGCTGAAGGGCGACGTGCTCGCTGTCGCGCGCGTCGCCGGGATCATGGCGGCGAAGCGTACCGCTGAGTTGATTCCTTTGTGCCACCCGCTCCCGCTCACCCGCGTGGCGATCGATCTCGCGGTGGACGAAACCGGCGTCACCGCCACCGCCACCGCCGCGACGGCGGGCAAAACCGGGGTCGAGATGGAAGCACTCACCGCCGTCTCGGTCACACTGCTGACGATCTACGACATGGCCAAGGCGATCGACAAAGGCATGACGATCGGCGGGGTGCAGTTGCTCACCAAAACCGGCGGCAAATCGGGCGACTGGGCGCGCTGA
- the trpC gene encoding indole-3-glycerol phosphate synthase TrpC, whose translation MTDILNRILETKRAEVAARKATVPLSDLDARIAEQTKPRGFRAALDARAATGYALVAEVKKASPSKGIIREDFDPEAHARAYQAGGATCLSVLTDEAWFQGADAYLETARAACDLPVLRKDFMVDPWQVPESRSIGADAILLIMAAIDDVLLAEIEASALECGMDVLVEVHSQAEMDRAMKLKSRLIGVNNRDLRTFTVDFARTYELVSKAPKDCTFVAESGLMTRADLDAMAEHDIKCFLIGEALMRAPDVEAATRVLVG comes from the coding sequence ATGACCGACATTCTCAACCGCATCCTCGAAACCAAGCGCGCTGAAGTCGCCGCCCGCAAGGCGACCGTGCCGCTTAGCGACCTAGACGCGCGCATCGCCGAACAGACTAAGCCGCGTGGCTTTCGTGCAGCACTCGATGCCCGCGCCGCCACCGGCTACGCGCTCGTCGCGGAGGTGAAGAAGGCCAGCCCGTCCAAGGGCATCATCCGCGAGGATTTCGACCCCGAAGCCCATGCCCGCGCTTATCAGGCGGGCGGCGCGACGTGCTTGTCGGTGCTGACCGACGAAGCGTGGTTCCAAGGCGCCGATGCGTATCTGGAGACGGCGCGCGCCGCGTGCGACCTGCCGGTCCTGCGCAAGGATTTCATGGTCGATCCATGGCAAGTCCCCGAATCGCGCAGCATCGGGGCCGATGCGATCCTGCTGATCATGGCCGCGATCGACGACGTGCTTCTTGCCGAAATCGAGGCGAGCGCGCTGGAATGCGGCATGGACGTATTGGTCGAGGTGCATTCGCAGGCCGAAATGGACCGCGCGATGAAGCTCAAATCGCGGCTGATCGGCGTCAACAACCGCGACCTGCGCACCTTCACGGTCGACTTTGCCCGAACCTACGAACTGGTGTCCAAGGCCCCGAAGGATTGCACCTTCGTCGCCGAAAGCGGCCTGATGACGCGCGCCGATCTCGATGCGATGGCCGAACATGACATCAAATGCTTCCTGATCGGCGAAGCACTGATGCGCGCGCCCGATGTCGAGGCGGCAACGCGAGTGCTGGTGGGGTGA